Within the Saccharopolyspora gloriosae genome, the region CGGTGAGCACGTCCTCGATCCACGCGGCCTCGTCCGCGAAATCCCGGATCGGCTTCTGCTGCACGCTGCGGCCTTGCTCGCCGAGCATGTCGACGGCGAAGACCGCGCGGTGCGCGGCCAACGCGGCGACGTTCGGATGCCACGCCGCCGAGGTCACCGCCAGACCGTGCAGCAGCACGACCGGCGGGCCGGGACCGTCTCCGGACCGGTGGACGTGCACGGTGCCGAACCGGGTGCGGACGTCCAGCTCCTCGCGGGCGACCGGCCACTTCCGGAACGCCACCTCGTAGCGCCGCAGAAACCGCTGCCGCGCGGCTTCGTCCCGAAACCCACTGACCGGTTCACTCGACACCATCGGCACCCCCAGGTCCGATATGCGCTGATCTACCGATTAGAGCACCGCGGCGAAGTCCGATGGGGCCGGATCAACGAGGTGGAGATGCCGGCTTCGGCGGTTCTCGTGCTCATCGGCGGCGTGCTCCCCGGAGGACGAGCGCCACGGTCCGACGACTGCCCCGACCGGCGAGACACGCCGCGGGAGTCTCCGTCCCCTGCGGAACACCCTCCGCCCCGGTGTTGTTGATCGTGACCGTGATCGCCGAAAAGCAGAAGTGCCGAACCCAGGAGCCGAGCGGCCGGCACCGTGCCGACGAGAAGACAGCGGGGGAGTTGCACTGATGCGCGTCCATCACCTGAACTGCGCGACGATGCGCCCGCTCGGAGGACGGCTGATCGACGGGGCCGACGGGGTGCTGCGCTCCGCCGAGATGGTCTGCCACTGCCTGCTCATCGAGACCGAGCAAGGCCTGGTGCTCGTCGACACCGGATTCGGCACGTCCGATGTGCAGGATCCGCGGTCCTCGCTGCCGTGGGCTTTCCGGCGCCTCATGCGACCGGTCCTCGATCCGGAGGAAACCGCGTTGCGGCAGGTCCGCCGTCTTGGCCACGACCCCGCCGACGTTCGGCACATCGTGCTCACGCACCTCGACATCGACCATGCGGGTGGACTGCCCGACTTCCCGCACGCGCAAGTGCACGTCTTCGGACCGGAACTGCGCGCGGCGACCGGGCCGAGCGCCCCGTGGAGGTACCGGCCGGGGCACTGGGCGCACGAACCCGACTGGATCGGGTACC harbors:
- a CDS encoding MBL fold metallo-hydrolase, which produces MRVHHLNCATMRPLGGRLIDGADGVLRSAEMVCHCLLIETEQGLVLVDTGFGTSDVQDPRSSLPWAFRRLMRPVLDPEETALRQVRRLGHDPADVRHIVLTHLDIDHAGGLPDFPHAQVHVFGPELRAATGPSAPWRYRPGHWAHEPDWIGYQDLSGERWFGFDAVRALRDLPESILLVPLPGHTTGHAGVAVDTGAGWLLHAGDAYFFNGEMAPSPHCTPALRAFQRHVDTARALREHNQRRLRELGLDHPGEIDIICAHDPVELRSHKSARADGNTA